In a single window of the Pseudochaenichthys georgianus chromosome 16, fPseGeo1.2, whole genome shotgun sequence genome:
- the rpz gene encoding protein rapunzel, which produces MMEEEILEDRAKLKQGLVKVLQCVATISSAAAVVNPIFGVAGSLIRVVLHHVDDEDIRTLKREFGSVNRALDELSQMNRNTLVQIKKETLDGQYCRVEENLKNQFRKFMEMVEARPEHCERKKGDFEDSYSNDLGDQNLHTLYDGVVGKPKLFSRPILEVYLKHSQGDRRTMERLCTRLTYLFCIGLIALMGYAAVIGDDEEGLTEEWAEKMEHVQEKMQEALRRCK; this is translated from the coding sequence ATGATGGAAGAGGAGATCCTTGAGGACCGGGCTAAGCTGAAACAGGGCCTGGTCAAAGTGCTCCAGTGTGTGGCCACCATCTCCTCAGCAGCAGCGGTGGTCAACCCCATTTTTGGCGTGGCAGGTTCCCTGATCCGGGTGGTGCTGCACCACGTCGACGACGAGGACATCCGCACCCTGAAGCGTGAGTTTGGCTCAGTCAACCGAGCGCTGGACGAGCTCTCTCAGATGAACCGCAACACGCTGGTTCAGATCAAGAAAGAAACGCTGGACGGCCAGTACTGCCGCGTGGAGGAGAACCTGAAGAACCAGTTCAGGAAGTTCATGGAGATGGTGGAGGCGCGGCCGGAGCACTGCGAACGCAAGAAGGGCGACTTCGAAGACAGCTATTCCAATGACTTGGGAGACCAGAACCTGCACACGCTGTACGACGGCGTGGTGGGCAAACCCAAGCTCTTCAGCAGACCCATCCTGGAGGTGTACCTGAAGCACTCGCAGGGCGACCGCCGCACCATGGAGCGCCTCTGCACACGCCTCACATATCTGTTCTGCATTGGCCTCATCGCCCTCATGGGATACGCCGCCGTCATCGGAGACGACGAGGAGGGCCTGACCGAGGAGTGGGCCGAGAAAATGGAGCACGTGCAAGAGAAGATGCAGGAGGCTCTTCGCAGGTgcaaatga
- the LOC117460489 gene encoding protein rapunzel-like encodes MSSPLERAVAQKKEAIEAVMDMFEKGSEVLASAVGELFPLCEAAAPVLRLALDNVLSKEVFYVKEQFLAVRNKLDVLSTQLEDIDCEIKKGRLDSQYFSVEENIRNQFRKYMDILEAKPQFREVKTRLFVEHFAKTGGEKNLFVLYDALMGTNSFGESVLELVERYVARNRRLLEDFCVRMKELFCLGLIALLGHCALTQRQDEEDDKIQEWSSKIEEVESRMKTTIESCIAAFPEQAQLDAKHLLQEKEGDNLQDTTQQLLEFLVKKYDWVSWSVRLINHSGSTYRNWRAGQHFHHVAGKNWFEVLQVNNINLVVSYSTKPQPVPQGCIQQAMEGQGKKGNAPAVVEVLEKQLCGFVVHAVSRHKESAAAWSFPEDCHYWERHKNVAVCVHSE; translated from the exons ATGAGCAGTCCACTTGAGAGGGCTGTGGCCCAGAAGAAGGAGGCCATCGAGGCGGTGATGGACATGTTTGAGAAGGGGTCCGAGGTGTTGGCCAGCGCTGTGGGCGAGCTCTTCCCGCTCTGTGAGGCCGCCGCTCCCGTCCTCCGCCTGGCCTTAGACAATGTCCTCAGCAAAGAGGTCTTCTACGTCAAGGAGCAGTTCCTGGCGGTGAGGAACAAGCTTGACGTGCTCTCCACACAACTGGAAGACATCGACTGCGAGATCAAGAAGGGGAGACTGGATTCCCAGTACTTCTCTGTGGAGGAGAATATTAGGAACCAGTTTCGGAAGTATATGGACATCTTGGAGGCGAAACCGCAGTTCAGGGAGGTGAAGACCAGACTTTTTGTGGAGCACTTTGCCAAAACCGGAGGAGAGAAGAACCTGTTTGTGCTGTATGATGCTCTGATGGggacaaacagctttggagaGTCCGTTTTAGAGTTAGTGGAAAG GTATGTAGCGAGGAACCGTCGTCTCCTGGAAGATTTCTGTGTCCGGATGAAGGAGCTCTTCTGTCTGGGCCTGATTGCTCTGCTGGGCCACTGTGCCTTAACCCAGCGACAAGATGAAGAAGATGACAAAATCCAAGAGTGGAGCAGCAAAATTGAAGAAGTAGAGTCCAGGATGAAGACCACCATCGAGTCGTGCATCGCTGCTTTCCCAGAGCAAGCACAACTAGATGCCAAACACCTCCTGCAAGAAAAGGAAGGCGATAATCTGCAAGATACAACTCAGCAGCTTCTGGAGTTCTTGGTGAAGAAGTATGATTGGGTTAGCTGGTCGGTGCGGCTCATCAACCACTCAGGAAGCACCTACCGGAACTGGAGAGCAGGGCAGCATTTCCACCACGTGGCGGGGAAGAACTGGTTCGAGGTGCTGCAGGTGAACAACATCAACCTGGTGGTGTCGTACAGCACCAAACCACAGCCGGTGCCTCAGGGCTGCATCCAGCAGGCGATGGAGGGCCAGGGGAAGAAGGGGAACGCCCCGGCCGTGGTGGAGGTGCTGGAGAAGCAGCTGTGTGGGTTTGTTGTTCACGCAGTCAGTCGCCACAAGGAGTCTGCAGCTGCGTGGAGCTTTCCGGAAGACTGTCACTACTGGGAGAGACACAAGAATGTGGCAGTGTGTGTGCACTCAGAGTAA